The DNA window GGTCGTGTTGAATTAAACCCGCCCGTTCAACCCACCTGAAGAATTGGAGCGCGTGATCGGGCTTTCGAGCTCCGTGCAAAACATTATAAACTAAAGAATGATCGAATTCGGGCACTAGAGCTCGAATCGAATTCTGCAACCGGGTCGTCCAGTCCCGATTAGCCATCATTCTACAAATTATATCCTCTAGTTTTTCAGGGCTTCGATGCTGCTGCTTAGCTCTCGGGATTCTCTGGTATGTTTTCTCTTGAGCCACATTTGGGGTTTTCGGTTTTTGGGTCAGGTTTCGGGCCTGGAGATGCGGTTGTTTCTGGGTTAGGGGAGATAGGATCTTCACCTGGAGCTGGAATTGAAGTGCAGAAATGGAGGTAGGGCGTGAGTGAGATTTGACAAACCCTAGGTTTTAACTGAAATGGTTTAGAAAAAGCGATATGGTACCCCATTTTTCTTGTGGGAAGTGGTGAAATACAGAAAGAGGTCTAAACAACTACTCTATGTTCTTTCCTGGGAGCTGTTAGAGTAAGAGAAGGGGGAGGGTTACAGGGATGCTACGCTGACACTAGGGTTTAAGGGAGGTGAAGCAATAGTTTGTgggtttatttcaattaatccCTCAAGTTTAAGTGATTTCACAACCAACTCCTTAAGCTTTTGCTCCCTCAAGTTTAGTTGATTTCACAACCAACTCCATAGTCTTTTGTTTTTCCCATTAATCTCCTCATAACAGTGCCACCTTCAAAGTTCcaccaaaatctattaatttttcttggggGTAAACAATAGAGGCCAGGCTCTAAAATAAGCTTTGACTTGAATGAAAAATGGATTGTTTTCGGGAATACTacgaagataatttttttttttttatttttattttataaaggcATTACTTTGGGTGAAAATATCCTTTCTATGAGAGCCTAGAAAAAAGAGGTAGTCTAATTATGTTATAAaggaatttttaaaatcttaattaaatgaTGACGCGAACTCTATGGGGAATATTATTCAGTAATTTCattgtgtatatttttttataaatttaattttattagtcaaactaaatttatcttTCTCATGTTTAGAACTTTTGAAGCTTGTTTAGTATTTTACTAATGaagagttattattttttaaaaatatttttttattttataaatatatttaaattatatatataatatatattaaaatttatttttaatattaatacatcaaaaaatcaacaaatatataaaaaaattaattttttttaaaaaaaaattcaaacaaacagGGTAATGATCTAATGCACATGCAGTTGTCTTTCTATTATATGGTAGAAATGCAACCATCATAGCACTCATAGGCGGAGGCACGGCAAAGGCTAGGGTGGGCTTTAGCCTAggtcaagattttattaatattttttaactaatttttgtaaaaaaaaattataattctcaatcaacttatcaaaaaattctaaaaatttacgtggagccttctaatatgatgctttagcttagattaaaattttagaatttttggagaaattttagaaatttgatgacaaatcacaatttgatcagttttacgttattggacgtaattttcaatccgaccattagatcaagttaaaattttacaagggatcttaaaatatattgaataaaatctagtttaagagtttaggatgaacggagcttggtagtgctaacaaaaaaaagaaccataaaataaaagcaaaatgactcattaagagtaaaatgattatttgccattaaaaaataaaacaaataagctcCTCCTTCCTTTTACATGTTGCCGACTAAGCAGAAGcagaatagaagaagaaagaaaagaaaaggtgagaaagaaatagaaaaaagtaagagaaaaacataaaaaaaattccaagaaaaaaaataagaaagtgagagaataatcttgtaaacttacaaagttcaacttataaaatactaatctagggaataaagaagaaattgaaatagaaaaaaaaaaattaattactttattttccagttgatataaaattgttattttatcctgGTTGGGGGTTGTTATAATATTGATTCAGAttcgattatagatgaattatattttacaaaacatcaaaggatgtaactttaatagtgagtttatttttattttcgctttaattttatgtacttttaaatttattttttaatattttggataatgcatttgaattaaaaacgttattattaattttaaaaatttatgtataggagttaataatcaatattaaaagatatttatatatttatttaatagtccagataaaaaaaatttctggcTCCGCCATGATAGCGCTCATGGCCAAAAAGGTGAGAGCAGCTGCGAAAGCAATCTTCCAGATACCTTGTGTGGGATCTTCCATCACTGTCAAAGAAAGATGCAAAAATACAGCAGAACTTGGGAGAACCATGGCTATGGTACCCGGCTGCCCGCTATAACAAATGCCTGGAAAGCTGCCTTTTTTGTTAGGATTGCGGAACCTGGATTTGGGCCTTCGTCGCCTCTGTAACCCCTAGACAACGTGAAAGCTGCAGAAAACTTTGCGGTTGATACGAGCGTGGCTACTATCAAATTAGTATCTCTTGCTTTCTGAGTATCTGtcatcaatttcatcatttacttctTGTCACCATCCTTCTTGCTGTAATGTCCTTCATCTATTTCTTTTCCATGGCTATAATTGAGGTTGGTGTTGATGGTTTCCTCTTCCTTCTCAGCATGTCCATCCAGCTTGATAACCTTTACAAACTAGATCCAGTCTTCTTGAACGATGAGCTTGCGAGGATAGAAAATAAAGAGGGAGTCAACTTCATGCTCTACTACCAAAGTGGAGGGCCCAAGAATAAAGGAGAGGTGCTTGAAGATGAGAATCGTATGATCTTGCTTCGACTTCCAAAGAAAGTGGGGTGCTaaataacaagaaattaaagGAAACAATGCTACGAAATTAGAAAGGTTGTCTGTTAGTGATTGATAAAAGCGATGGTTGTTCTGAAGAAGAGAATCGAATTTCTTGAAATTCACATGATGACAGAAGATGGTGGGAGAAGAGAATCGATATCATGTTGGTTTTCGATCTAATGATATCCGGTGGATCGATATCACGTCATGGATTTAATGAGTACATTATGCTCTTTAGCTCCACTGGTTCTACTTAATGAGTACATTTTGCAGAATGTTGGAACTCAGGGTCTTCTTCAGCCATCAACATTACCACATCAAGTTGATTGTATCGTGCAGCTTCATGCAAGCAGTGTTGTGCTTATTATTTGCCATCCTCATCGATGATCTGGCAGCTCCCGTCCCCATTTCCACGTCATGGTAAGTGGTTTTCATTTTCTCCATCAGAATCCGAACAACATTAGAATGTCCTCTCCTGGCTGCTATGTGAAGAGCTGTTTCGCCTTTCACATTCACCTGATGCAAAAGCAACGAACTCGAGTCAAGGATTATCTCCACTCATTCTAACATACCAAACTGCATGCAATGTGGAGGAATGTATTCTTGGTTTCGTAGCTTGAATGTAGAATTGGTCTGGCATTTTCCGGAGTAGATCAGTTTTTCCATCCATGGCAGCTCGGTACAGGTGAGGTTCCATGCATCTGTAACACCTATCTGGCTACCATACCTGGCAATGCCACCAGCAGAATGGTTGAAACTTACAACTTCACTTAGTTTTGGGAATCCAACTTCATTACCAGGTGTTGGAACTGCCCGTGTGTTTGTGAAGATTGATTCATAGGAAGGCAGCTTTCCATGTACTTAATCTCCTCAAGCAAACAAGCTAGCTCACACACACTAGCTAGGTTGATGAAACAAAACAGTGTGAAAAAATAATGGAGCGATATTGAATCTCATGTTCTCTCTCACACGCTTAAAAGGGATTCTGTTCCAAGGGAAAGATGCTCTCTTCAAGCTTAAGCTGTTAATTTTGGGTTAGGAAACGAGACACTGAAGACGATGAAAGCCTGGAAGACCTGCCATGCTTGTGCAGTTATGAGTTAACTAGTCTCCTTTCCTCGAAAATGGGCTGGGCTGATATGGGCCTCGCATCAATTTTAGTCGGTACACCAAGCCCACAATATTACAAAAGGAGAGTCAGTCAAAGTCATCGTCTACCTAGTTAAAGAAGGTGTTGCTGGTGCCTGCCTGCCTTGaaaggctaaaaaaaataattaacaagaaGCCTCCTTTACGCACTCTGATTTCTCCTCCTCTCAATCAAACGAAACTCCtctgattttttaacaaaattaaaaaaacttcaacagCAGCAGAGCAACAATGTCTCAATTCGTGTCTAGCTTCTTCAAAGAAACCACAAAACCCTTAACATCAGGTCGGCGTCCATGGTCCGTTTTCCTAGACCTCACCTTACTGAACATCCCCTTTTCAATCCACGACACCACCACAAGGATAACCCAAAACGTCCTTCATTTCTCGGTTAATTACTCCATAATCCTCTTGATAATCCTATCTTTATCCATCTTAAACCATCCTCTGGTGCTAATCGCCTTGTTCATTACTCTAATTGCTTGGctctctctctatttctctCGTGAGGAGCCGCTTTGGTTTTTGGGCTATCAAGTGAGTGACTGGATGGTGTTGGTTGTGCTCTTTGTGGTTGACTTTTTGGTTGTGATATGGGGTGGGGTTTTTCAGAATGTTGTCGTTGGTGGTGGGATCGCTGTCGTCTTGATGCTTCTGCATGCTGCGTTGAGGAGTACGGATGATCTTGTTGCTGATGATATTGAAACCTCGCCGTATGCCAACTTGCTCTCGGATGATGATGGTGACTATAATGCTCCTCCAACTGGTGGCTTGTAGTTTTGCCTAAttggattgaaaagaaaagaaaagggaattgTTTGGTTTTAGCTTAATTAATGTCAACTAGACTGTAATTATGACATTCAATGTTTCTCTGTTATGGtgatttgatgatttaattgtTGCTTAGAATGAGTTACATACCCAGTTATCAACTTACTATGCTTGTTTTGGTCTGTGTCTATACAGTGCT is part of the Populus alba chromosome 10, ASM523922v2, whole genome shotgun sequence genome and encodes:
- the LOC118061414 gene encoding PRA1 family protein D, which produces MSQFVSSFFKETTKPLTSGRRPWSVFLDLTLLNIPFSIHDTTTRITQNVLHFSVNYSIILLIILSLSILNHPLVLIALFITLIAWLSLYFSREEPLWFLGYQVSDWMVLVVLFVVDFLVVIWGGVFQNVVVGGGIAVVLMLLHAALRSTDDLVADDIETSPYANLLSDDDGDYNAPPTGGL